Proteins from a genomic interval of Flammeovirgaceae bacterium SG7u.111:
- a CDS encoding RluA family pseudouridine synthase — protein sequence MEEERDDDEMLYEHYRFVADPKQALIRIDKFVNDRLANTSRNKIQEGIKDGLIKVNDLTVKPNHKIKPDDIITINFLKPKVDFEIVPQNIPLNIVYEDDTLLIINKEPGMVVHPGHGNWDGTLVNALSYLFQNLPTSRNGEVKPGLVHRIDKDTSGLMVIAKTEQAMNKLAIQFADHSIERTYYALVWGEPKEDEGTIEGHIGRSFKDRRVSMVHPEGEYGKHAVTHYKVLQKFRYVSLVKCNLETGRTHQIRVHMKHIGHTLFNDEMYGGNAILKGERFSKYKSFVENCFQLIPRQALHAKSLGFKHPTTDEWMQFDSELPEDFSQVLEKWENYVKFT from the coding sequence ATGGAAGAAGAAAGAGATGATGATGAGATGCTTTATGAGCATTATAGATTTGTGGCGGATCCAAAACAAGCCTTAATCCGAATTGACAAGTTTGTAAACGACCGGTTAGCCAATACTTCGAGAAACAAAATCCAAGAGGGAATAAAAGATGGATTGATAAAGGTAAATGACCTCACGGTAAAGCCAAATCACAAGATCAAGCCTGACGATATCATTACGATAAATTTTCTCAAGCCTAAAGTAGATTTTGAGATTGTCCCTCAAAATATCCCTCTCAATATTGTGTATGAAGACGATACACTCCTTATAATCAATAAAGAGCCGGGCATGGTCGTACATCCAGGCCATGGTAACTGGGATGGCACTTTGGTGAATGCCCTGTCATACCTTTTCCAGAATTTACCCACTTCCAGAAATGGCGAAGTGAAACCAGGACTTGTCCACAGGATAGACAAAGATACATCTGGCCTGATGGTTATTGCCAAAACTGAGCAAGCGATGAATAAATTAGCCATCCAGTTTGCCGATCACTCCATAGAAAGAACTTATTATGCGCTAGTATGGGGAGAACCGAAGGAAGACGAGGGGACTATAGAAGGTCATATAGGCAGAAGCTTTAAAGACAGGCGGGTCAGTATGGTGCATCCTGAAGGGGAATATGGAAAGCATGCGGTAACCCATTATAAAGTCTTGCAAAAGTTTAGGTACGTATCGCTTGTAAAGTGTAACTTGGAAACAGGTAGAACTCACCAAATAAGGGTTCATATGAAACATATTGGACATACACTTTTCAATGACGAGATGTATGGCGGAAATGCTATATTAAAAGGGGAGAGGTTTTCCAAATACAAGTCATTTGTAGAAAACTGTTTCCAATTGATACCTAGGCAGGCTCTTCATGCCAAGTCTCTTGGGTTTAAGCACCCCACTACCGATGAATGGATGCAGTTCGATTCAGAACTACCCGAGGATTTTTCCCAAGTATTAGAAAAATGGGAAAACTATGTGAAATTTACCTAA
- a CDS encoding glycosyltransferase family 39 protein, with the protein MKSNFITPSKFDLLIKAFPFLLFTYLTFSYFLIKNLQKLIDFFEEAFLEIKLLLQKAFLEISVLGKNEKALFYTSIVLLSLYRLYFINNYYIHIDEAFSYVFIVNKGFPAVISYYPGPNNHVGYLFLVKFFDLFFSDPKWALRLPTFFASILLFIFQFVLVKRYFGFYLALSASILFGFSEYGNFYSTHGRGYILLTLLTFLSYFFLLSASIRKQPSTYYFFFIISSSLAFYTLPTFLYPFLTLIILTFFFLLSSWNIQHLKYLLISCAVITGATLFLYLPILTVSGIDAIIGNRWVKSLSWVEYISQLPLYLWKTSGTFYSLESFGGLITLINILAWITIFFKPSSSCSLSPLQQKRLSLAILFSYSIPFLIISLQRVLPFHRVWLYQSFFEYTSLTIASYLVVKPIYKGTIRPSVIIFFCTCYILFFLKFTAYQAFEEKGPYGSVEKFLSTIDRSKDYFFYISYDTYNVMLRYEGLKQIDTNWTFLKYGEQQNHSPDFIILKRSEKAELDKTIYHKVIIDAYAHIYKKRLLNQVKQP; encoded by the coding sequence GTGAAGTCAAATTTCATTACTCCTTCAAAATTTGATCTATTAATAAAAGCATTTCCTTTTTTACTTTTTACCTACCTTACCTTCTCCTATTTCTTAATTAAGAATCTTCAAAAATTGATTGACTTTTTTGAAGAAGCTTTCCTAGAAATAAAATTACTTTTACAAAAAGCCTTTTTAGAAATTAGTGTATTAGGAAAAAATGAAAAAGCACTTTTTTATACATCCATTGTTTTATTGAGTCTCTACAGACTTTATTTCATCAACAACTATTATATCCATATCGATGAAGCTTTTTCTTATGTATTCATTGTAAACAAGGGTTTCCCAGCCGTAATCAGTTATTACCCAGGTCCCAACAATCATGTAGGTTACTTGTTTTTAGTCAAGTTTTTTGATTTGTTTTTTTCAGACCCAAAGTGGGCATTACGCCTTCCCACATTTTTTGCAAGCATACTATTGTTCATTTTCCAGTTTGTACTTGTAAAAAGGTATTTTGGATTTTACTTGGCATTAAGTGCTTCAATTCTTTTTGGGTTTTCTGAGTATGGAAATTTCTATTCTACCCACGGTAGGGGATATATACTCTTGACTCTACTAACATTTTTATCCTACTTTTTTTTGTTATCTGCAAGTATCAGAAAGCAACCCAGCACTTACTATTTTTTCTTCATCATAAGCTCATCACTCGCCTTTTATACCTTACCGACTTTTTTATATCCATTTCTAACATTAATTATTCTTACATTTTTCTTCTTACTATCATCCTGGAATATCCAACACCTTAAGTACCTGTTAATATCTTGTGCAGTTATAACAGGAGCAACCCTTTTTCTTTATCTACCAATCCTAACAGTGAGTGGGATTGATGCTATTATAGGAAACCGATGGGTCAAAAGCCTTAGTTGGGTAGAATATATTAGTCAGTTACCTCTTTATTTGTGGAAAACCTCTGGTACATTTTATAGTTTAGAAAGTTTTGGTGGGCTTATTACACTTATCAACATTTTAGCTTGGATAACTATTTTTTTCAAACCTTCATCAAGCTGTTCCTTATCTCCGCTACAGCAAAAAAGACTAAGCCTTGCTATTCTTTTTTCTTATTCAATACCTTTCTTAATCATTAGCCTCCAAAGAGTTTTACCATTTCACAGAGTTTGGCTTTACCAGAGCTTTTTCGAATACACAAGCCTAACTATTGCTAGTTATTTGGTCGTGAAGCCTATTTATAAAGGAACAATAAGACCATCTGTTATTATATTTTTTTGCACTTGCTATATCTTATTCTTTTTAAAGTTTACAGCCTATCAAGCATTTGAAGAAAAAGGTCCTTATGGATCAGTTGAAAAATTCTTAAGTACGATTGACCGCTCAAAAGATTATTTCTTTTATATCAGTTATGACACTTATAATGTAATGCTCAGGTACGAAGGACTAAAGCAAATTGACACCAATTGGACCTTTTTGAAATATGGTGAACAACAAAACCACTCTCCCGATTTCATCATATTAAAGAGAAGTGAAAAAGCTGAATTAGATAAAACTATTTATCATAAAGTTATTATTGATGCTTACGCCCATATCTACAAAAAAAGGCTACTTAACCAAGTTAAGCAGCCTTAA
- a CDS encoding CHASE2 domain-containing protein: MKKFVSWVNVFGTLSLFGFLWVLGEIGIQFDFLNVFEQVISDYNLTDIYYTKVRDNSTVKYDENIVLVNIGGADRGRRSIAAQIAILNKYEPKVIGIDAKFFTLKDEDPIGDFMLAQSIKDAKNFVMGSEFRVLSDTSSTWDTLIVPPVQFAQYAHTAHVNTGNIEFDDFVTWRDIPVKEKTRAGVEEVCFAAKIAELYDKEVAEEFMARGNDIENIYFKGNLDKYQKLDVEDVLDENFTSETIKGKIILMGYLGDGYTDYHFDEDKFYTPLNEKMVGRGVPDMFGVVVHANIVSMILDRTYINEMPIWMGVLIAIIVCHLNVVFFTKILFNKRIAPYYGLTKIVQLVEVLFIVSITILLFGMYNYKLDLTLTFLVIILVGDVTEIYVDIFVHNIQRLKLSNKLKIKLFKPKLNRI, translated from the coding sequence ATGAAAAAATTTGTTAGTTGGGTAAATGTTTTTGGGACATTGTCTTTGTTTGGTTTCCTGTGGGTTTTGGGGGAGATAGGTATCCAATTTGATTTTTTGAATGTATTTGAGCAGGTGATCAGTGATTATAACTTGACCGATATCTACTATACAAAAGTGAGGGATAATTCGACTGTTAAGTATGATGAAAATATAGTGCTGGTAAATATTGGTGGGGCTGATAGGGGCAGGAGAAGTATTGCCGCTCAAATAGCTATTTTGAACAAGTATGAACCTAAGGTAATAGGGATAGATGCAAAGTTTTTTACGCTTAAAGATGAAGATCCAATAGGTGATTTTATGTTGGCTCAATCCATTAAAGATGCAAAGAATTTTGTGATGGGCTCTGAGTTTAGGGTGCTTAGTGACACTTCTAGCACTTGGGATACGTTGATTGTTCCACCTGTTCAGTTTGCTCAATATGCTCATACTGCACATGTGAACACAGGAAATATTGAGTTTGATGATTTTGTGACATGGAGAGATATTCCTGTAAAAGAAAAGACTAGAGCTGGTGTGGAAGAGGTTTGCTTTGCGGCAAAAATTGCGGAGTTATACGATAAAGAAGTTGCTGAAGAATTTATGGCAAGAGGGAACGATATTGAAAATATTTATTTTAAAGGTAATCTTGATAAATATCAAAAGCTTGATGTAGAAGACGTATTGGATGAAAACTTCACGTCTGAGACTATTAAGGGGAAAATAATATTGATGGGGTATTTGGGTGATGGGTACACCGATTATCATTTTGATGAAGATAAGTTTTATACCCCCCTTAACGAGAAAATGGTAGGTAGAGGGGTTCCCGATATGTTTGGAGTTGTAGTACACGCTAATATAGTGTCAATGATACTAGATCGTACATATATAAATGAAATGCCGATATGGATGGGGGTTCTTATTGCCATTATAGTCTGCCACCTGAATGTGGTGTTCTTCACCAAGATATTATTTAATAAGAGGATAGCCCCTTACTATGGGCTTACTAAAATCGTTCAGTTGGTTGAGGTGCTTTTTATCGTAAGTATCACAATTCTTTTGTTCGGAATGTATAATTATAAACTAGACCTTACACTTACCTTCCTGGTGATCATACTGGTAGGAGATGTAACAGAGATTTATGTCGATATATTTGTACATAATATACAGAGATTAAAACTATCTAATAAACTAAAGATTAAACTATTCAAACCTAAACTAAACAGGATATGA
- a CDS encoding ABC transporter substrate-binding protein, whose amino-acid sequence MKLFPKLLLVSLALFQSCSFNSNKGDEQQFRLGKGDRYYGGVFRLSEPEYIKSLYPPSIIDVYSYRVASQVYEGLFKFNQQNITELEHGLIEKYEIDETKTVYTFHLKKGIYFHDNECFEGGKGREVTAEDIAYCFTNLCTPNRLNQNFNLFENIVKGANEYYDTIKNGGDAPEKLEGFEVVDKYTLKITINKPNSIFLYNLARPGSLIYPKEAYEKYGEEMRIKAVGTGPFRLSSVDEGLAINLVKNERYYGVDEFGNKLPFLEALSIQFLKDKKVELLEFKKGNLDMMYRLPTDYIIDILDNPNAEQEFELQREPEMSTQILAMNNNKGIFSDANVRKAFSFALDKERILDYVLNGEAYSSGKHGFTPPSFSNYDITGIEGYTFNPDSAKFYLQKAGYPNGTGFPTITLDLNAEGERYTNVAVEVQKQLKDYLNIEIELNIAPIAHITEKTLSGNFDLVRLAWVADYPSPEIFLWMFYSQNIPDDPSSKSYPNLIRYKNEEVDMYYEKALNAFSEKEALENFMKAEKLMMQDAPILVLWYDESYRLLQSYIKNFPNNPMQYRDFSQVYMIPHEKKANIVAADK is encoded by the coding sequence ATGAAGCTGTTTCCAAAATTACTATTAGTAAGCTTAGCGTTATTCCAATCGTGCTCATTCAACTCTAACAAGGGCGATGAACAACAATTTAGACTAGGTAAAGGAGATCGATATTATGGTGGTGTTTTCAGGCTAAGCGAGCCAGAATATATCAAAAGCCTATATCCACCCAGTATTATCGATGTATACTCATATAGAGTCGCGTCGCAAGTGTATGAAGGCTTGTTCAAGTTCAATCAACAAAATATCACCGAACTAGAGCATGGTCTTATAGAAAAGTATGAAATAGACGAAACTAAGACTGTTTATACATTCCACCTTAAAAAAGGTATCTATTTTCATGACAATGAATGCTTTGAAGGTGGAAAGGGCAGAGAGGTTACAGCTGAAGATATAGCTTACTGCTTTACAAATTTATGTACGCCCAACAGGCTCAATCAAAATTTCAATCTTTTTGAAAATATAGTAAAAGGTGCTAACGAGTACTACGATACTATAAAAAACGGGGGGGATGCTCCCGAAAAACTAGAAGGTTTTGAGGTAGTGGACAAATACACTCTTAAAATCACTATCAACAAACCTAATTCAATTTTTTTATACAACCTAGCAAGACCTGGTTCACTCATCTATCCAAAAGAAGCATATGAAAAATATGGTGAAGAAATGAGGATAAAAGCTGTTGGTACAGGACCATTCAGACTATCTAGCGTAGACGAAGGGCTTGCTATCAACTTGGTAAAAAACGAGAGATACTACGGTGTAGATGAGTTTGGAAACAAACTTCCCTTCTTGGAAGCTTTGAGCATTCAATTTCTGAAAGACAAAAAGGTAGAACTACTTGAGTTCAAGAAAGGCAACCTAGACATGATGTACCGCCTACCTACCGATTATATCATTGATATCTTGGATAATCCTAATGCCGAGCAAGAGTTTGAACTCCAGCGAGAACCTGAGATGTCTACGCAGATTTTAGCAATGAACAATAATAAAGGTATTTTTTCTGATGCTAATGTGAGGAAAGCATTTTCATTTGCATTGGACAAAGAAAGAATACTAGATTATGTACTCAATGGCGAGGCTTATAGTTCAGGAAAACACGGATTTACCCCTCCTTCATTTAGCAATTATGATATCACTGGTATAGAAGGCTATACATTTAACCCTGACTCGGCAAAGTTTTACCTCCAAAAAGCTGGCTACCCTAATGGTACTGGATTTCCAACTATCACACTCGACTTAAATGCAGAAGGGGAGAGGTACACCAACGTAGCCGTTGAAGTCCAAAAGCAACTCAAAGATTATTTAAATATCGAAATAGAGTTGAACATTGCCCCAATAGCCCACATTACCGAAAAAACACTATCAGGAAACTTTGATTTGGTAAGGCTTGCATGGGTAGCCGATTATCCTAGTCCAGAAATTTTCCTCTGGATGTTCTATAGTCAAAATATACCAGATGATCCAAGCTCAAAGTCTTATCCTAACCTTATAAGGTACAAAAACGAAGAAGTGGATATGTATTATGAAAAGGCTCTCAATGCTTTTTCAGAAAAAGAGGCGCTTGAAAACTTTATGAAGGCGGAAAAATTAATGATGCAAGATGCACCAATTTTGGTATTATGGTATGACGAAAGTTATAGATTGTTACAATCTTATATTAAAAACTTTCCAAACAACCCAATGCAGTACCGAGACTTCTCTCAAGTATACATGATTCCACATGAGAAGAAAGCAAATATTGTTGCCGCAGATAAATAA
- a CDS encoding DUF4175 family protein, producing the protein MINSNLNRFKQKYYLNSLLKGSISVFAVSFTAYYLVNILEYLGNFSSVFRGILFYSFILTLSASFYYWVIRPLYRLLNRDKQLDDFVAAKKIGDHFPEINDKLVNTLQLQKLKTEGNDLVLASIQQREEKIDQFDFTKAVDYSSNKRYLKFIAFPAFSIFITLLFVPQLFTESTPRLVNYEKTYAPKAPFDFIVQNDALKAFKGENFELKLKYAGSAIPQNTTIITEDGRKLKMSATDSAGQFSFLFKKIQKNTNFHFEASGFKSANYNLEVLARPSLRSFNVYLDYPKYIGKENERLDNNGNLIVPEGTNIKWQFNTLETNNLQVNFPKRDNLVSTIKNNKDLFEFGITSSKSETYQLLLTNEFSSNKDIIEYYINVIPDEFPSVNMQQYEDTVLYDYLVLGGNIGDDYGITNLTFNYKVLSGRNGESKATKSIRLNFNPNAINQSFFYQFDISKLDLSQGDELEYYVEVWDNDAVNGRKSSKSSTFNFKLPSKAELKEAISQQTEQTQEHLEESLEKAKNLKKEIKDIQDKLKGKRKLDWQDKQNIEKLAQKHEELQKEIEKLKQLNKMFDEKKEKFNAQNEEISQKAEQLQKLMDELLDEETKKLYEELQKLMMEQNFINPDFQEMLDQIEMKEETIEKELDRALELFKQLKFDNKANEIIKDLEELAEKQKELAEETEEAKNSELEEIEEKQKELNEEFEEIQKELEELEEINETLESPKDIEQLEKEQEQIEQEQQQASENLQQKKQNKASESQQKMSKDMKKMGQKMQQMQQSMQMQQITENYDDLRKILENLIKLSFDQEDLMLDFQKVKRIDPKFVELGQQQLKLKDDAKIIEDSLVSLSKRVFEIESFVTREVSSMNKYMDESLESIRKRSPEIAASKQQFAMTSINNLALLLNDILKSMQNQMSMAMSGQQMSEKQGGMPNMSDLQKQLNQKIQNLKKSGKSGRALSEQLAKLAAEQEMIRNAMKKSMEGQKGMGKGKQQGGAEGGDGQNGEGGNPNGENENPEGKGPGEEKGGKEGGNGYDELLKKMEETEEDLVNKRITNELIERQQEILTRLLESEKAEKERELDKQREAKTAEQNKNQASPNDFSEYLKLKEMQIELLKTIPTSLNQYYKKEVNEYFKKIKE; encoded by the coding sequence ATGATTAATTCTAACCTAAACCGTTTCAAACAGAAATACTACCTCAACTCATTGTTGAAAGGTAGTATTTCTGTTTTTGCAGTTTCTTTCACTGCATACTACTTAGTGAACATATTGGAGTACCTAGGAAACTTTAGCAGTGTGTTTAGGGGGATTCTGTTTTATTCATTTATACTCACCCTTTCTGCTTCTTTCTATTATTGGGTAATCCGTCCCTTATATAGGCTACTCAATAGAGACAAGCAGCTAGATGATTTTGTTGCCGCAAAAAAAATAGGTGATCACTTTCCTGAAATCAACGATAAGTTAGTAAATACCCTACAGCTCCAAAAATTAAAAACCGAAGGAAATGATCTAGTCTTGGCCAGTATCCAGCAAAGAGAGGAGAAAATAGACCAATTTGATTTCACTAAGGCGGTTGACTATTCTTCCAATAAAAGATACCTAAAATTCATTGCCTTCCCTGCATTTTCTATTTTTATTACCTTACTTTTTGTACCACAGCTCTTTACAGAAAGTACACCAAGGTTGGTCAACTATGAAAAAACGTACGCTCCTAAGGCACCTTTCGATTTTATAGTCCAAAATGATGCTTTAAAAGCTTTTAAAGGGGAAAATTTTGAACTCAAGCTCAAATATGCAGGCAGCGCTATTCCTCAAAACACAACTATTATTACAGAGGACGGTCGTAAATTAAAAATGTCTGCAACAGATTCAGCTGGGCAATTTTCCTTTCTTTTTAAGAAAATTCAAAAAAACACAAACTTTCATTTTGAAGCATCAGGCTTTAAATCAGCTAATTATAACCTTGAAGTACTTGCCAGACCAAGCCTGAGAAGTTTTAACGTTTACCTAGATTACCCTAAATATATTGGGAAGGAAAATGAAAGGCTCGATAATAACGGAAATTTGATAGTTCCCGAAGGAACAAATATCAAATGGCAATTTAATACACTAGAAACCAATAACTTACAAGTTAATTTCCCAAAAAGGGATAATCTTGTTTCTACAATAAAAAACAACAAAGATCTTTTTGAATTTGGAATAACCTCTTCTAAATCAGAAACTTACCAGTTACTCTTAACAAATGAGTTTAGCTCAAACAAAGACATAATAGAATACTATATCAATGTAATACCAGATGAATTTCCATCTGTGAATATGCAGCAATATGAAGATACGGTGCTTTACGATTACTTGGTACTAGGTGGAAATATTGGAGATGATTACGGGATCACCAACCTTACCTTTAACTATAAGGTGCTTAGCGGAAGAAACGGTGAAAGCAAAGCAACTAAAAGCATTAGGCTTAATTTCAATCCAAATGCCATCAACCAAAGCTTTTTTTACCAGTTTGATATTTCTAAACTCGATCTTTCACAAGGAGATGAGCTTGAATATTACGTAGAAGTTTGGGACAATGATGCTGTAAATGGTAGAAAGAGCTCAAAATCAAGCACTTTCAATTTTAAACTTCCTTCTAAAGCTGAGCTAAAAGAAGCAATAAGCCAACAAACGGAACAAACTCAAGAACATCTAGAGGAATCGTTAGAAAAAGCGAAAAACCTTAAGAAAGAAATAAAAGATATCCAAGATAAGCTTAAAGGAAAAAGAAAACTTGACTGGCAGGACAAACAAAACATAGAAAAGCTTGCCCAAAAACATGAAGAGTTGCAGAAGGAAATAGAAAAACTGAAGCAGCTCAACAAGATGTTTGATGAGAAGAAAGAAAAGTTCAATGCGCAAAATGAGGAAATTTCTCAAAAAGCAGAGCAACTCCAAAAATTGATGGACGAGCTATTGGACGAGGAAACCAAGAAGCTTTACGAAGAGCTTCAAAAACTGATGATGGAACAAAACTTCATCAATCCTGATTTCCAAGAAATGCTCGACCAGATAGAAATGAAGGAAGAGACTATTGAAAAAGAGCTGGATAGAGCACTTGAGCTTTTCAAACAACTAAAATTTGATAATAAAGCCAACGAAATAATAAAAGACCTTGAAGAGTTGGCTGAAAAACAAAAAGAACTTGCCGAAGAGACCGAGGAAGCGAAAAATTCGGAGTTAGAAGAAATAGAGGAGAAGCAAAAAGAATTGAACGAGGAGTTTGAAGAGATTCAAAAAGAACTGGAAGAGCTAGAGGAAATAAACGAAACTCTTGAATCCCCAAAAGATATTGAGCAGCTGGAGAAAGAGCAAGAACAAATAGAGCAAGAGCAGCAACAAGCTTCGGAAAACCTCCAACAAAAGAAACAAAACAAAGCTTCTGAATCGCAACAGAAGATGTCGAAAGACATGAAGAAAATGGGGCAGAAGATGCAGCAAATGCAACAATCGATGCAAATGCAGCAGATTACTGAAAATTATGATGATCTTAGGAAAATATTAGAGAATTTGATCAAACTTTCTTTTGACCAAGAAGACTTAATGCTAGATTTTCAGAAAGTTAAAAGAATAGACCCTAAATTTGTAGAGCTCGGACAACAACAACTTAAATTGAAGGATGATGCCAAAATAATTGAAGATAGTTTGGTTTCGCTTTCAAAAAGAGTTTTCGAAATAGAATCGTTTGTGACTAGGGAAGTTTCATCTATGAATAAATATATGGATGAAAGCCTTGAGTCGATTAGAAAACGAAGTCCTGAGATTGCCGCTAGTAAGCAGCAATTCGCCATGACATCGATAAACAATCTTGCTTTGCTTTTAAATGACATATTGAAAAGCATGCAAAACCAAATGAGCATGGCAATGAGCGGACAGCAAATGTCTGAAAAGCAGGGTGGAATGCCAAACATGAGCGACTTGCAAAAGCAGCTTAACCAAAAGATTCAAAACTTGAAAAAAAGTGGTAAGTCTGGAAGAGCTTTATCTGAGCAATTAGCCAAACTAGCTGCAGAGCAGGAAATGATCAGAAATGCGATGAAAAAGAGCATGGAAGGCCAGAAGGGGATGGGCAAAGGAAAACAGCAAGGTGGCGCTGAGGGAGGTGATGGACAGAATGGAGAGGGAGGTAACCCCAATGGAGAGAATGAGAACCCTGAAGGCAAGGGACCAGGAGAGGAGAAAGGTGGAAAAGAGGGGGGCAATGGTTATGATGAACTCCTCAAGAAAATGGAAGAAACTGAAGAAGATTTGGTAAACAAAAGGATTACCAATGAATTGATTGAAAGACAACAAGAAATCCTTACCCGTTTGCTAGAATCTGAAAAAGCCGAGAAGGAAAGGGAGTTAGACAAACAACGTGAGGCTAAAACAGCTGAACAAAATAAAAACCAAGCATCACCCAATGACTTTTCAGAATACCTTAAACTAAAGGAGATGCAAATAGAATTGTTAAAGACTATACCGACGTCTCTTAATCAATACTATAAAAAGGAAGTCAACGAATATTTCAAAAAGATTAAAGAATAA
- a CDS encoding ATP-binding protein, whose amino-acid sequence MTKNNSLKLKIPSLIDNIRIVESFIDHARETFHFNDDIYGNIMVAVTESVNNAIVHGNQNNKNKNVHISLEVNEANINFIIKDEGKGFDPKKLADPTAAENINSPGGRGIFLIKHLADEVKFLSEGKEIKMTFYMNT is encoded by the coding sequence ATGACAAAAAACAATTCACTCAAACTAAAAATACCTTCACTGATCGACAATATCAGGATTGTAGAAAGCTTCATCGATCACGCAAGAGAAACATTTCACTTCAACGATGATATTTATGGGAATATAATGGTGGCAGTTACCGAGTCTGTCAATAACGCCATTGTACATGGAAACCAAAACAATAAAAACAAAAACGTCCATATATCCCTAGAGGTAAATGAAGCTAATATAAACTTCATTATAAAGGACGAAGGAAAAGGATTTGACCCAAAAAAACTTGCTGATCCAACTGCAGCAGAAAACATCAACTCACCAGGGGGCAGAGGAATATTCCTCATTAAGCACTTAGCTGATGAAGTAAAGTTCCTTTCCGAAGGAAAAGAGATTAAGATGACATTTTATATGAACACATAA